Proteins encoded in a region of the Pseudothermotoga elfii DSM 9442 = NBRC 107921 genome:
- a CDS encoding cation diffusion facilitator family transporter, whose translation MERNDISLRAGWIGVFANAFLAALKIFVGWFFNSTAVLADGIDTATDIFTSLITLISSRISSRPPDETHPYGHEKIEAIAAKIVSFVIFYAGASLMVSSLRKIYLGQYTVIIGVLPIVVSLISIAAKTWLFIYKYRVGKKIKSSVFIADALNMRNDILISSTVFVSIILSKYGLLWVDGVVALMISAMVIKTAFEIFRETSYELMDGMANLDIYNQIFKAIETVRGAFNPHKVRVRQAGYKYFVDMDIEVDGKISVQEGHEIATRVKHAIIKQNDRIADVMVHVEPIGNVEKEAYGLSQNQIKGGIDSDNQR comes from the coding sequence ATGGAAAGAAACGATATTTCATTAAGAGCAGGATGGATAGGGGTTTTTGCCAATGCCTTTTTAGCAGCACTTAAAATATTTGTTGGATGGTTTTTTAATAGTACTGCTGTGCTTGCAGATGGTATTGACACGGCAACAGATATTTTTACATCGCTAATAACCCTGATTTCGAGCAGAATATCAAGTCGTCCACCTGATGAAACACACCCTTACGGCCATGAAAAGATAGAGGCAATTGCCGCAAAGATAGTGTCCTTTGTAATTTTTTATGCCGGGGCAAGTTTGATGGTTTCTTCGCTCAGAAAGATTTACTTGGGTCAATATACTGTTATTATAGGTGTTTTGCCAATAGTTGTTTCATTGATATCGATAGCTGCCAAGACGTGGCTTTTTATCTATAAATATAGAGTTGGCAAAAAAATAAAGAGTTCTGTCTTCATTGCTGATGCTCTTAATATGAGGAATGATATACTCATATCTTCTACAGTATTTGTGAGTATTATTCTTAGTAAATATGGACTTCTCTGGGTTGATGGAGTTGTTGCGTTGATGATTTCTGCAATGGTAATTAAAACCGCATTCGAGATATTCAGGGAAACAAGTTATGAATTAATGGATGGAATGGCAAATCTTGATATATACAATCAAATATTCAAGGCTATCGAAACAGTTCGAGGAGCTTTTAATCCTCATAAAGTTCGTGTAAGGCAGGCTGGTTATAAATATTTTGTTGATATGGATATTGAAGTTGACGGGAAAATTTCTGTCCAGGAAGGCCACGAAATAGCAACAAGAGTAAAACATGCTATAATCAAACAAAATGACAGAATAGCTGATGTGATGGTCCATGTAGAGCCAATCGGTAATGTTGAAAAAGAAGCGTATGGACTTAGCCAGAACCAGATAAAAGGGGGTATAGACTCTGATAATCAAAGGTGA
- a CDS encoding GNAT family N-acetyltransferase encodes MELRPVELSDLEQLLNINDEEVRANLLSSFPINRLREEEWVKNLYANQRDIVMGIVPFEGKKLVGTTGLHGIDWVNRNAEFGIAITDKNYWNRGFGTEATILMLKYAFEYLNLHRVSLRVYEYNNRAIHVYEKCGFIREGKLRQARYMKGKYYDVLVMSILSGEYFQRQSMH; translated from the coding sequence ATTGAACTAAGACCTGTTGAACTTTCTGATCTTGAACAGTTGCTGAATATTAATGACGAAGAGGTCAGGGCTAATCTTTTGTCAAGTTTTCCGATCAACAGACTTAGAGAAGAAGAATGGGTAAAAAATCTTTACGCAAATCAACGTGATATCGTTATGGGGATTGTTCCATTTGAAGGAAAGAAGCTTGTAGGAACAACAGGATTACATGGCATTGACTGGGTGAACAGAAACGCAGAATTCGGAATAGCTATAACCGATAAAAACTACTGGAACAGAGGTTTTGGAACAGAGGCAACAATACTCATGTTGAAATATGCTTTTGAATATCTCAATTTGCATAGAGTCTCGTTGCGCGTTTATGAATACAATAACAGAGCAATTCATGTTTATGAAAAATGCGGTTTTATTCGCGAAGGAAAATTGAGGCAGGCAAGATATATGAAAGGTAAATATTATGATGTCCTTGTGATGAGTATCCTCAGCGGTGAGTATTTTCAGCGACAATCAATGCACTGA
- a CDS encoding metal ABC transporter substrate-binding protein, with the protein MKKFLLLIILMIFISTSALSETIVTSIKPLALVLESICGSQFEIRVLMENTNPHLYQLKVSDVKSLYDADLIVLSGIEEWIDKAKELFPEKVMVFSDGIFEQASKQDQHLWLDPVYTVLFAHQVYKEISSTYPEFSQILRENWKNFADEVFANLSLWYEKLSPLRKKTLLELHPALIHFAKRFDLGDIVFLESGHEEGLTTKKINEVSKLIKEKQIRYIITESSIESSTVINLAQQLKLPVVEIDVLASNSRTYVEFINSLVSALIVAENTHR; encoded by the coding sequence ATGAAAAAATTTTTGTTATTAATAATTCTGATGATCTTTATATCAACGTCAGCTCTTTCAGAAACAATAGTAACGTCAATAAAGCCTTTGGCGCTTGTGCTCGAAAGTATTTGTGGATCGCAATTTGAAATAAGAGTATTGATGGAAAATACAAACCCTCATCTCTACCAGCTAAAAGTCAGCGATGTCAAATCACTTTATGATGCCGATTTAATAGTACTATCTGGTATTGAAGAATGGATTGATAAAGCAAAAGAACTATTCCCGGAAAAAGTTATGGTTTTCTCTGACGGAATTTTTGAACAAGCGTCAAAGCAAGATCAGCATTTGTGGCTTGATCCAGTGTATACTGTTTTGTTTGCACATCAAGTATATAAAGAGATCTCCTCAACATATCCAGAGTTTTCACAAATTCTCAGGGAAAACTGGAAAAATTTTGCCGATGAAGTATTCGCTAATTTGAGCCTGTGGTATGAAAAACTCTCTCCTTTAAGAAAAAAGACGCTTCTTGAACTTCATCCAGCCCTGATACATTTTGCAAAAAGGTTTGATCTGGGCGATATCGTTTTTCTTGAAAGCGGCCATGAAGAAGGTTTGACTACGAAAAAAATAAATGAGGTAAGCAAACTCATTAAAGAAAAACAAATTCGTTACATAATAACCGAAAGTAGTATCGAAAGTTCTACAGTTATAAATCTTGCACAACAATTAAAATTGCCGGTTGTTGAAATAGATGTGCTGGCATCGAATTCCAGAACATATGTAGAGTTCATCAATTCACTGGTCAGTGCATTGATTGTCGCTGAAAATACTCACCGCTGA
- a CDS encoding nitroreductase family protein yields MFFANFTLKTEDEKLISEKDFIGKYTILSLFRELDLPNFIHYAAELSNFVEWFELKNARVAVVLSCPAEKLKQIKTTCKLRIELLCDENGSLMQSVDNLKDKKISPATIILDRWGRVRKMFDEICLDSLKEEFEQIITDDNTLNPLIQLRRAKRSFSQEKVSRNALKTIISAAHLAPSCANKQPWRFIVIESRDFLEKIHKALSGGNYWMKNAPALIVVYSKKDLDCELSDGRDYFLFDLGQAVALLQIQATQMGLIAHPVAGFDPVLVKQVLSIPEEYTVITILAIGYPSGNISSLSEKHQAIEFSSRKREKLDNVAKFI; encoded by the coding sequence ATGTTTTTCGCTAATTTTACTCTTAAAACAGAAGATGAAAAGCTGATTTCGGAGAAAGATTTTATAGGTAAATATACAATTTTGAGCCTTTTTCGAGAATTGGATTTACCAAATTTCATACATTACGCAGCGGAACTATCAAATTTCGTGGAATGGTTCGAGTTGAAAAACGCTCGAGTTGCCGTTGTTTTATCATGCCCGGCTGAAAAACTGAAGCAAATTAAAACCACCTGCAAGCTGAGAATAGAACTTCTCTGTGATGAAAATGGTTCTTTAATGCAATCAGTGGATAATTTGAAAGATAAAAAAATCTCACCGGCAACCATTATATTAGACAGATGGGGCAGGGTTAGAAAGATGTTTGATGAAATTTGCTTAGATTCACTCAAAGAAGAATTTGAGCAAATCATTACTGACGATAATACTTTGAATCCATTGATTCAATTGAGAAGAGCTAAAAGATCATTCAGTCAGGAAAAAGTCTCGAGAAATGCATTAAAAACAATCATATCAGCGGCACACCTTGCTCCATCATGTGCCAACAAGCAGCCATGGAGATTTATTGTAATTGAATCCAGAGATTTTCTCGAGAAAATTCATAAAGCACTGTCAGGCGGTAATTATTGGATGAAAAATGCACCGGCGCTAATTGTTGTTTATTCAAAAAAAGATCTGGATTGTGAACTATCTGATGGAAGAGATTATTTTCTCTTTGATCTTGGTCAGGCCGTTGCTCTTTTGCAAATTCAGGCTACCCAGATGGGGTTGATAGCGCATCCTGTAGCTGGTTTTGATCCGGTTTTAGTAAAACAGGTACTCTCAATTCCTGAAGAATACACAGTTATAACCATATTAGCAATTGGTTATCCATCAGGAAATATCTCCAGCCTGTCTGAAAAACATCAGGCGATTGAATTTTCCTCTCGAAAACGCGAAAAACTCGATAATGTTGCAAAATTTATTTGA